The nucleotide sequence CGCCCGCGGCCTGCCCCGGAGCGCGGGCCACCGGGCCGGCGTCAAGACGATCCAGCGGGTAGCGGAGGCCGCCCCCGCCCTCGGCATCGGCACGCTGACGCTCTACGCCTTCTCCAGCGACAACTGGCGCCGACCGGCCGAGGAGGTCGGCGGGCTGATGCGCCTGTTGCGGGCCTATCTGCGCGGCGAGACCGACCGGCTAGCCCGCAGCGGCACCCGGCTGTCGGTGATCGGCCGCCGCGACCGCCTGCCGGCTGGCATCCCTGAGGCGATCGAGCGGGCCGAGGCCGCGACCGCCGCGAGTGACCGGCTGCACCTGCGCATCGCCGTCGATTACTCCTCGCGCGACGCGATCCTCGCTGCCGCCGCCCGGCTCGGGACGGAGGGCCTAAGCCGCGACGGCCTGAGCGAGGCCCTGGGGGCGGACGGGGATGTCGATCTTCTGATCCGGACGGGCGGCGAGAAGCGGCTCTCCGACTTCCTGCTCTGGGAGGCGGCTTACGCGGAACTGCACTTCACCGAGCGGATGTGGCCCGATTTCGGCGCCGCCGACCTCGCCGCCGCGGTGGCGGACTTTTCCGCCCGCGACCGGCGATACGGGGGTTTGAACCCGCCCGCGGTGCCGCAGGCCGCCTGAGCCCTTCAGGCTGGACGAAGCCCGCGCAAACGCCACATGCAAGGAGCCGATCCCGCCACGAAGCCTCGAAAAGATCCCGATGCAGGCCGATCCGAACGCCGCGCCCCCCGCCCTCGACGACGAGACCCTCGCCTTCGCCGCCCGCGTCTTCCAGTACGCCCGGATGGGCCATGCGGAGGAACTGGCCGAGTTGTTCGGCCAGGGACTGCCGGCCAACCTGCGCAACGACAAGGGCGACAGCCTGCTGATGCTCGCCGCCTATAACGGGCAGGCGGCGGCGACCCAGGTCATCCTGGAGGCCGGGGGCGATCCCGAACTCGCCAACGACCGCGGCCAGACCCCGCTCGCCGGTGCCGCGTTCAAGGGCGATTCCGAGATCGTGCGGCTGCTCTTGGAGCACGGCGCGCAGGTCGATGGGGCCGGCGACGGCACTCGCACCGCGCTGATGGTGGCGGCGATGTTCGACCGCACGGACATCGTCGATCTGCTGCTCGCCCACGGGGCCGATCCGGCCAAGCGCGACGCCTCGGGGATGAGCGCTGCCGACATGGCCCGCCAGATGGGGGCGAAGGACACCCCGGCCCAATTGGAGCGCGCGCAAGGGGACCGACAAGCCGGCTGATACGGTCTCCGCTTGCTTCAAGCGGGGATCGGATCAGCAAGCCCGCGCGGCGCTTGAGCGAAGTCCAAATCCGCCATCCCGAAGGGATCAGCCGGATTTGGTACGACCGGTTCCGGCGCGCGCCGGCTCGTGTAGGATCGACCTCGCGCCGGGACACGAAGAATCCCGGACGCGAGGAACGCCGGGAGAGTGGCCATGCCGGACGCGGTCGGGGCGATCGACCAGGGCACCACGAGCACGCGCTTCATCGTGTTCGACCGCCGGGGCACCATCCTGGCGCAGGCCCAGCGCGAGCACGAGCAGATCTTTCCCCGTCCCGGCTGGGTTGAGCACGACCCGCGCGAGATCTGGCGCAATACTCACGCGGTGATGCGCGAGGGCCTGGCCCGGGCCGGGCTGGAGCCGCGGGATCTCGCCGCCATCGGCATCACCAACCAGCGCGAGACGGCGCTCCTGTGGGACCGCCGCACCGGCGAGCCGCTGCACCACGCCCTCGTTTGGCAGGACACCCGCACCGACCGGCACGTCGCCGCGCTTGCCCGCGACGGCGGGCGCGACCGCTTCCGCGCCGTCACCGGCCTGCCGCTGGCGAGCTACTTCTCGGCCTCCAAGCTCGCGTGGCTGCTCGACCATGTCGAGGGCGCGCGGGCGCTCGCCGAGGACGGTACCGCCCTGTTCGGCACGATCGATTCCTGGCTCGTCTGGAACCTTACCGGCGGCCCGGACGGCGGCCTGCACGTCACCGACGTGACCAATGCCAGCCGCACGCAATTGATGTCGCTGGAGTCGCTGGAGTGGGATGACGCCATGCTTGGCGTGTTCCGCATCCCGCGGGCGGTGCTGCCGACCATCGTCTCCTCGGGCGGGGTCTGCGGCGAGACGCGCGCGCCGTTCCCCGGCGTGCCGGTCGGCGGCATTCTCGGCGATCAGCAGGCGGCCCTGTTCGGGCAGACCTGCTTCTCGGCGGGCGAGGCCAAGAACACCTACGGCACCGGCTGCTTCGCGCTGATGAACACCGGCCCTGAGCCCGTCGCCTCCACCGCCGGCCTCGTCACCACCGTGGCCTACAGGATCGACGGCCACCCGCCGGCCTACGCGCTGGAGGGCTCCATCGCCATCACCGGCGCCCTGGTGCAGTGGCTGCGCGACAATCTCGGGCTGATCGGCGCCTCGGGCGAGATCGAGGGGCTCGCCCGCAGCGTCGAGGACAATGGCGGCGTCTACGTGGTGCCGGCGTTTTCTGGGCTCTACGCCCCGCATTGGCGGGACGATGCCCGCGGCCTCATTATCGGCCTGACCCGCTACGCCAACAAGGGCCACATCGCCCGCGCCTGCCTGGAGGCCACCGCCTACCAGACCCGCGAGGTGCTGGAGGCGATGGAGCGCGATTCCGGCTGTCCGATCGCCGAACTGCGCTGCGACGGCGGCATGACCGTCAACGACCTGCTGATGCAGTTCCAGGCCGACATCCTCGACCGGCCGACCCTGCGCCCGAAGGTGTCGGAGACGACGGCGCTGGGAGCCGCCTACGCCGCGGGATTGGCCACCGGTTTTTGGAAAACACTCGAAGATCTTCGCGATAACTGGGCCGTGGACAAACGCTGGCATCCGCGTATCGAGGTGGAGGAGCGCCGGGCACTCTTCACCGGATGGGGAAGAGCGGTGGAACGCTCGTTCGGATGGGTCGAGGAGAACGCTTGATGGGTGCGCGGATACCTTCGCTTCGCGCGGTTCTCTTGGTCACGGCGCTGGCGCTGACCCCGCTCGCCGCCGGCCTCGCGCCGGCCCCGGCCCTCGCCGCGCCGGCCGTCGCCTATCCGGGTCAGCAGGAGGGCGATTTCGTCGCCGAGAACTTCAAATTCGCCAGCGGCGAGAGCCTGGATCGGGTCAAGCTGCACTACACCACCCTGGGCACGCCGCATCGCGGCGCCGACGGCGAGATCGACAACGCCGTGCTCGTCCTGCACGGCACCACCGGCACCGGAAAGAGCTTCCTGATCCCCACCCTCGGGCCGGAGCTGTTCGGCGAGGGGGCGCCGCTCGATGCGCGGCGCTGGTACGTGATCCTGCCCGACGGGCTCGGCCGCGGCGGCTCCTCGAAGCCCTCCGACGGTCTCAAGGCGCGCTTCCCCCGCTACGGCTACGGTGACGTCGTGGAGGGCCAGCACCGGGTCGTGACCGAAGCGCTCGGGGTCAAGCACCTGCGCCTCGTGCTCGGCACCTCCATGGGCGGGATGCAGGCCTGGATGTGGGGTGAGCGCTATCCCGGCAGCATGGACCTGCTGATGGCGGTGGCGAGCCAGCCGATCCCGGTGAGCGGGCGCAACGCCCTGTGGCGGCGCCTCCTGATCGAGGGCATCCGCACCGATCCCGGCTGGAAGGGCGGCGCGTACACCGAGCAGCCGCGCAACTTCGAGCGCATCCTGCCGATCTTCAACATCATGACCGAGAGCGTGCTCGGCCTGCAGAAGCAGGCGCCGACCCGCGCGGCGGCCGACAAGGCCTACGACAAGATGATCGCCGGCTACGAGAACAAGGCCGACGCCAACGACTGGCTGTATTGGTTCGATTCCTCCTACGATTACGACCCCTCGCCGGACCTCGAAAAGATCGCCGCCAAGGTGCTCGCGGTGAATTTCGCCGACGACGAGCTGAACCCGCCGCAGCTCGACGTGATGAACGCGGCGATGGCGCGGGTGAAGGACGGCCGCTTCGTGCTGGTGCCGACCTCGCCCGAAACCCACGGCCACCAGTCGCTGCGCTTCGCGAGCCTGTGGAAGGGCTACTTGGCCGAGTTTCTGGGCCAGCCCGAGGCGACGACAGAGAAGGCGAGTTCATCGGAGCGGCCGGAGGGCCGCCGGTAGCCGGCGATCCGCGATCCGCCCTCCGCCTCCCCTGGCGGCGGGTGTTCGCGGCCGGCCGGCTGCGCCACCGCGCCTCCGGTGGGGCGGCGCTCGATGGCGTGGGGATGTGCATTTTCTTGCAGAAATCGAGAGAACCTTAAGTATTCCGGGGCAGGGTGGCGGAACCGAGCGTTTCCATACCCTACCGGATCCAGCATGCGCGTCTCCCTCAAGGTGGCCCTGGCGGGCTCGTTCAGCCTCTTGGCCGTGGTTGCTGCGGTTCAGGGCGGTCTCAGCATCGTCAAACTTTCGGCCATCGACCACGAAGTCCGCGACATCGCCGACAATTGGCTGCCTTCGGTGGGATTGCTCGGTGACATCAGCACCGCGACCCGGGACGAGCGGGTGAAGACCTACCGCTACGTCGCCGCCTCGCCGACCGCCGCTTTGCGCGAGGAGAACGAGAAGAGCGTGCGCGCGAGCCAGGCCGCCCTCGACGCCCTGCGGCGGGCCTACGAGCCGATGATCGCCTCTCCCGAGGAGCGGGCGCTGTACGAGCGCTTCTCCGCGACCTGGGCGACCTATACGGGGCGCATCGAGGCGATCGTCGCCCTGATGCGGGAGGGGCGCCAGAGCGAGGCGCTCGCCCTCCTCACCGGGCCCGAGGCCCTGGGCCTCGCCCAGGCCGCGACCAAGACGCTGCAGGAGAACCTCGCCCTCAACAAGCGGGGCGCCAAGCACAGCGTCGAGGGCGCCGTCGGCAGCGCGGCCTCCGCCGCCACGACCGCCTGGATCGCCATGGCCGTCACCCTGCTCTCGGCGCTTGCCGCCGCCCTGTTCGGCTGGTTCGGGATCTCGCGGCCGATCACGCGGATGACTGGGGCGATGGGCGCGCTCGCGGGCGGCGATGCCGGGGTCGCCGTGCCGGGGCGCGGGCGCGGCGACGAGATCGGCGCCATGGCCGCGGCGGTGCAGGTGTTCAAGGACAACCTGATCCGCACCCGCGCCCTAGAGGCTGAGACGCAGGCCGCCCGCGCCGGCGCCGAGGCGCAGCGCCGGGCCGCCGCCCGCGCGCTCGCCGACGATTTCCAGCGCGCGGTCGGCGGCATCGTCAACGGCGTGACCGCCGCCGCGACCGAGTTGCAGGCCACCGCGCAGCAATTGACCGCCAATGCCAGCCAGACCGCCGGCCAGTCCGGTACGGTGGCCGCCTCCGCCGAGGAGGCCGCCTCCAATGTCGGCACGGTGGCTGCGGCGGCCGAGGAGCTCGGCGCCTCGGTGCAGGAGATCGGCCGGCAGGTCGACGGCTCGGCTTCCCTGGCGCAGGCGGCCGTCGCCGAGGCCGGCCAGACGGCGGCGCTCGTGCGCGATCTCTCCGAGGCCGCCGCGCGGATCGGCGACGTGGTGGCGATGATCTCGACCATCGCCGGCCAGACCAACTTGCTCGCGCTGAACGCCACGATCGAGGCGGCGCGCGCCGGCGAGGCGGGCCGCGGCTTCGCCGTCGTCGCGGCGGAGGTGAAGGAACTCGCCAACCAGACCGCACGGGCCACGGAAGAGATCACCGCGCAGATCGGGCGCATCCAGGGCGCGACGGGGCAGGCGGTCGGCGCCATCGACAGCATTGCCGGGCGCATCCGCGAGATCAGCGGCGTGGCCACCGGCATCGCCGCGGCGGTCGAGGAGCAGGGGGCGGCGACCCAGGAGATCGTGCGCAACGTCGCCCAGGCGGCGGGCGGGACGGAATCCGTCACCCGCACCATCGCCGGCGTGGCGGGCGCGGCCGAGGAGACCGGCGCGGCGGCCGCCCAGGTGCTGGCCTCGGCGACCGAGCTGTCGCGCCAGTCCGAGCATCTCTCGGCGGAGGTCTCACGGTTCCTCGACACGGTTCGCGCGGCCTGAGCATGAAGCAGGGCTCTGCCCTGCACCCGCGAGAGGACTTGTCCTTTCGAAACCCGTTACGGGCGGAAGCCTTCGAAGACCATCTGATCGGCGTGCTCCTGGGCCAGCGCCCGCTGCGCCTCGGTGCGGACCGTCCAGGTCATCACCGGCATCTGCCCGAGCCGGCGGCAGAGATAGGGGACGGGGCCCGGCAGGTCGCCGACGCGCCAGGACAGGAAGTGCGGCCGGCTCACATGCAGGTGGAGCAGGCCCGACAACTCGGCCCGCACCGAGGGCGCCAGCAGGGCGTAATGCGGATCGTCCTGGCTCGCCTCGGCGACGATGCCGCGGGGCCGGTCCGGCGCGATCTCGGCGAGCGTGGCGACGATGCCGGGATCGAAGGATTTCAGCGCCACCGGCGCGTCGAGGCCTGCGACGATTTCGGCGGTGCGGCGGGTCAGGCGCCGGTCGCCGTCGAAGCGGGACTTGATCTCGACGACCACGGGCACGCGGCCCGCGACCCGCGCCAGGAATTCCGTCAGGGTCGGGATGCGCTCCTCCGTCCCGGCCACGCTCAGCCGGCCGAGGTCGGCGGCCATACGGGCTTCCACCCGCTCGGAGGCCGCGGTGAGGCGCCTCAGCGCCTCGTCGTGGAACACCATCGCCTCGCCGTCGGCGCTGAGCTGCACGTCGCACTCGATGGCGTAGCCGCCCGCGACCGCCGCCTCGGCCGCGGCCAGGGTGTTCTCGGGGATGCTGTTCGCGCGGTCGTGCAGGCCGCGATGGGCGATCGGACGGGCGGTAAGCCAGTCCGGCGCCCGATCCAGGGTCTCGCTCACGCGACCTCGAACATCGCCTCGACTTCGACCGCCGCGTCGAGGGGCAGTTCGGCCACGCCCACCGTCGCGCGGGCATGACGGCCGCGATCGCCCAAAATTTCGACCATCAGGTCCGAGGCGCCGTTCATGATCGGGGCGAGGCCGGCGAAGCTCGGCACGGCGTTGATGAAGCCGCCGAGGCGCACGCATTGCACGACGCCGTGGTCGAGATCGCCCACCGCCGCCTGGAGCTGGGCCAGCACGTTGAGCCCGCAGAGCCGGGCCGCCGCGATCCCCTGCTCGGCCGAGACCTCGGCGCCGAGCTTGCCCTTGTGGGCGGGATCGAGCGTGCCGTCCGGCCCGAAGCAGATCTGGCCGGAGATGACGACGAGGTTGCCGGTGCGGACATACGGCACGTAGTTCGCGACCGGCGCCGCCGCCTTCGGCAGTTTCAGGCCGAGCGCTTCCAGACGTTCCTTGACCGAGTTCATCGCCGTCTCCCGCATGATGCTGCGGGGCTCTGAGCACGGGCGCGGGGCGCTCCGCAAGGGGGAGGGCCCCTTCAGCCGGCGGTCTCCGCCGCCTGCGGCTCGACCCGCGGCGCGTCGGCCGAAAAGTCGTAGCGCCGGTCGGCATGGGCCACGGTGGCCGGGCGGTGGGCGACGATGACCCGCGTCATCTTCAGGTCGCGGAGTGCGGCGGCGATGACCGCCTCGGTCGGCTCGTCGAGCGCGCTCGTCGCCTCGTCGAGGAACAGGATCTCCGGGCGCCGGTAGAGGGCGCGGGCCAGGATCACCCGCTGGCGCTGGCCGCCGGACAGCGTCGAGCCCATGTCGCCTACCAGGGTCTCGAAGCCCATCGGCGTGCGGGCGATGTCGTCGAGGATGGCCGCGCGGGCGGCGCATTCGCGGATCCAGCCAAGATCGGGCCGCTCGTCGAAACAGGCGATGTTCTCGGCGATCGAGCCGGCGAACAGCCCGTCATCCTGCATGACTCCGGCGATGCGGGCGCGGTAGGCCGCGAGCCCCCCGGCGCGGATATCGCGCCCGTCGACCAGCACCGCGCCCTCAGTGGGCGGCAGCAGACCCATCAGGATCTTCATCACCGAACTCTTGCCGCAGCCCGAAGGGCCGGTGATGGCGAGGCTTTCGCCCGGCGCCACCTCCAGGCCGAGGTTGCGGAACACCCAGGGCTCGTCGGCGCCGTAGCGCAGGGACAGGCCGGCGGCGCGCAGACCCGCCCCGCGCCCCGGCGGACGCTCCCCAGCGGGGAGGAGGGCCGGCGCGGCCACCGGCGCCACCGCGGCAGGCATGGGGGCGGCGGCCTCCTCGGGCTCGGTCATGACGATGTCCGAGAGCCGGTCGGTCTGCACGTTGAGCATCCGCAGCTGGAAGCCCGACTGGATCAGGTTGCCGATGCGCGTCGAGAACTGGTCGCGATAGGCCAGAAACGCCACCAGCATGCCGAGCGTCATCGATTGGTCGATCACGGCGCGGGCGCCCAGCACCAGCAGGATCAGCCGGTCGGCGCCGAACAGGAACTCGTTGCCGCGCCCGAACACGAGGTCGAGCCGCTGCAGCCGCAGCCGGGCGTTCAGCGCCTGGACGAACTGGTTCATCCACGTGCCGCGGCGGCGCTCGCGCAGGTTCAGGAGCTTGACGCTCGCCATGCCGCGCACGGTCTCGATGAAGTGGCTCTGCTGGCGCGCCTCCGCGACGATCGCCTCCTCGGTACCCTCGCGGTAGGCCTTGTAGGCGGCGATGCGCATGGCGGCGTTGAGGGCGGTGGCGGCGAGCGCCACCAGGGCGAGCCAGCCGCCATAGAGGAACAGCATGATCAGCATGCCGACCGACATCAGCCCGTCGAGGAGCGCCTGGACGAGATCGGTGGTGATGCCCTTCTGGATCGTGGCGAGCGTGCCGAAGCGAGAGATCACGTCGCCGACATGCCGCTTCTGAAAATAGTCGAGCGGCAGCCGCGAGAGGTGGTCGAACAGCGATCCCGACCACTGGTAATTCAGCTTGGTGCCGGTGAGCATGATCGCCCAGCTTCGGGCGACGCCGAGGCCCAGTTGCAGCACCAGAAGCAAGGCCAGCCCGAGGGCGACGACGAGAAGAAGGTCGAGGTCGCCGTTCACGATCACCTCGTCGATGACGATCTGCGAGGCGATCGGCATCAGGATCGCGACGAGCTCGATCCCGAGCGACAGCACCAGGATCTGCGTCATCGCCGAGCGGATGCCGGCCATGCCGCGGAACAGGTCGGACAGCGCAAGGCCCTGAACCGCCTTCTCCCGCACGAAGCTCTGGTTCGGGCTCACCTCCAGGGCCACACCGGTGAAGTCCCGCGAGGCTTCCGCAAGGCTCAGACTGCGGCGCCCGCGGGCGGGATCGTGGATCACGATCTCTCGGCGCCCGACTTTGGCCAGCACGACGAAGTGGTTGAGCCCCCAGTGCAGGATGCAGGGCAGGCGTAGCCGGCCGAGATCGGGCAACTCCACCCTGAGCGCCCGCGTCGAGAGCCCCATCGTGCCCGACAGGTCCATGAGATTTCGCAGCGTCATGCCCTTGAGCGAGAGGGCGTGGCGCGCGCGCAAGGTTCCGAGATCGACCCCGCGACCGTGGTAGCCCAGCACCATGGCGAGGCAGGCCATGCCGCACTCGGCGGCTTCCGCCTGAAGCACGACCGGCAGGCGCCGCCGGAAACCGAATTGAAGATCCGACAGCAGACTCAACGCTCCCCTCCTTCCGTGACGAGATCGACGCTGCGCTTGACGTGGTAGAGGGGGTCGAGGAGCCAGCGGTAGAGCGGGCGCTTCTCCAGCGCGATATCGGCCTCGACCCGCATC is from Methylorubrum sp. B1-46 and encodes:
- a CDS encoding di-trans,poly-cis-decaprenylcistransferase: MQSPLDRRSGLHAAIIMDGNGRWASARGLPRSAGHRAGVKTIQRVAEAAPALGIGTLTLYAFSSDNWRRPAEEVGGLMRLLRAYLRGETDRLARSGTRLSVIGRRDRLPAGIPEAIERAEAATAASDRLHLRIAVDYSSRDAILAAAARLGTEGLSRDGLSEALGADGDVDLLIRTGGEKRLSDFLLWEAAYAELHFTERMWPDFGAADLAAAVADFSARDRRYGGLNPPAVPQAA
- a CDS encoding ankyrin repeat domain-containing protein; its protein translation is MQADPNAAPPALDDETLAFAARVFQYARMGHAEELAELFGQGLPANLRNDKGDSLLMLAAYNGQAAATQVILEAGGDPELANDRGQTPLAGAAFKGDSEIVRLLLEHGAQVDGAGDGTRTALMVAAMFDRTDIVDLLLAHGADPAKRDASGMSAADMARQMGAKDTPAQLERAQGDRQAG
- the glpK gene encoding glycerol kinase GlpK, which produces MPDAVGAIDQGTTSTRFIVFDRRGTILAQAQREHEQIFPRPGWVEHDPREIWRNTHAVMREGLARAGLEPRDLAAIGITNQRETALLWDRRTGEPLHHALVWQDTRTDRHVAALARDGGRDRFRAVTGLPLASYFSASKLAWLLDHVEGARALAEDGTALFGTIDSWLVWNLTGGPDGGLHVTDVTNASRTQLMSLESLEWDDAMLGVFRIPRAVLPTIVSSGGVCGETRAPFPGVPVGGILGDQQAALFGQTCFSAGEAKNTYGTGCFALMNTGPEPVASTAGLVTTVAYRIDGHPPAYALEGSIAITGALVQWLRDNLGLIGASGEIEGLARSVEDNGGVYVVPAFSGLYAPHWRDDARGLIIGLTRYANKGHIARACLEATAYQTREVLEAMERDSGCPIAELRCDGGMTVNDLLMQFQADILDRPTLRPKVSETTALGAAYAAGLATGFWKTLEDLRDNWAVDKRWHPRIEVEERRALFTGWGRAVERSFGWVEENA
- a CDS encoding alpha/beta fold hydrolase translates to MGARIPSLRAVLLVTALALTPLAAGLAPAPALAAPAVAYPGQQEGDFVAENFKFASGESLDRVKLHYTTLGTPHRGADGEIDNAVLVLHGTTGTGKSFLIPTLGPELFGEGAPLDARRWYVILPDGLGRGGSSKPSDGLKARFPRYGYGDVVEGQHRVVTEALGVKHLRLVLGTSMGGMQAWMWGERYPGSMDLLMAVASQPIPVSGRNALWRRLLIEGIRTDPGWKGGAYTEQPRNFERILPIFNIMTESVLGLQKQAPTRAAADKAYDKMIAGYENKADANDWLYWFDSSYDYDPSPDLEKIAAKVLAVNFADDELNPPQLDVMNAAMARVKDGRFVLVPTSPETHGHQSLRFASLWKGYLAEFLGQPEATTEKASSSERPEGRR
- a CDS encoding methyl-accepting chemotaxis protein, with the protein product MRVSLKVALAGSFSLLAVVAAVQGGLSIVKLSAIDHEVRDIADNWLPSVGLLGDISTATRDERVKTYRYVAASPTAALREENEKSVRASQAALDALRRAYEPMIASPEERALYERFSATWATYTGRIEAIVALMREGRQSEALALLTGPEALGLAQAATKTLQENLALNKRGAKHSVEGAVGSAASAATTAWIAMAVTLLSALAAALFGWFGISRPITRMTGAMGALAGGDAGVAVPGRGRGDEIGAMAAAVQVFKDNLIRTRALEAETQAARAGAEAQRRAAARALADDFQRAVGGIVNGVTAAATELQATAQQLTANASQTAGQSGTVAASAEEAASNVGTVAAAAEELGASVQEIGRQVDGSASLAQAAVAEAGQTAALVRDLSEAAARIGDVVAMISTIAGQTNLLALNATIEAARAGEAGRGFAVVAAEVKELANQTARATEEITAQIGRIQGATGQAVGAIDSIAGRIREISGVATGIAAAVEEQGAATQEIVRNVAQAAGGTESVTRTIAGVAGAAEETGAAAAQVLASATELSRQSEHLSAEVSRFLDTVRAA
- a CDS encoding glycerophosphodiester phosphodiesterase family protein — protein: MSETLDRAPDWLTARPIAHRGLHDRANSIPENTLAAAEAAVAGGYAIECDVQLSADGEAMVFHDEALRRLTAASERVEARMAADLGRLSVAGTEERIPTLTEFLARVAGRVPVVVEIKSRFDGDRRLTRRTAEIVAGLDAPVALKSFDPGIVATLAEIAPDRPRGIVAEASQDDPHYALLAPSVRAELSGLLHLHVSRPHFLSWRVGDLPGPVPYLCRRLGQMPVMTWTVRTEAQRALAQEHADQMVFEGFRP
- a CDS encoding RidA family protein — protein: MNSVKERLEALGLKLPKAAAPVANYVPYVRTGNLVVISGQICFGPDGTLDPAHKGKLGAEVSAEQGIAAARLCGLNVLAQLQAAVGDLDHGVVQCVRLGGFINAVPSFAGLAPIMNGASDLMVEILGDRGRHARATVGVAELPLDAAVEVEAMFEVA
- a CDS encoding peptidase domain-containing ABC transporter — translated: MSLLSDLQFGFRRRLPVVLQAEAAECGMACLAMVLGYHGRGVDLGTLRARHALSLKGMTLRNLMDLSGTMGLSTRALRVELPDLGRLRLPCILHWGLNHFVVLAKVGRREIVIHDPARGRRSLSLAEASRDFTGVALEVSPNQSFVREKAVQGLALSDLFRGMAGIRSAMTQILVLSLGIELVAILMPIASQIVIDEVIVNGDLDLLLVVALGLALLLVLQLGLGVARSWAIMLTGTKLNYQWSGSLFDHLSRLPLDYFQKRHVGDVISRFGTLATIQKGITTDLVQALLDGLMSVGMLIMLFLYGGWLALVALAATALNAAMRIAAYKAYREGTEEAIVAEARQQSHFIETVRGMASVKLLNLRERRRGTWMNQFVQALNARLRLQRLDLVFGRGNEFLFGADRLILLVLGARAVIDQSMTLGMLVAFLAYRDQFSTRIGNLIQSGFQLRMLNVQTDRLSDIVMTEPEEAAAPMPAAVAPVAAPALLPAGERPPGRGAGLRAAGLSLRYGADEPWVFRNLGLEVAPGESLAITGPSGCGKSSVMKILMGLLPPTEGAVLVDGRDIRAGGLAAYRARIAGVMQDDGLFAGSIAENIACFDERPDLGWIRECAARAAILDDIARTPMGFETLVGDMGSTLSGGQRQRVILARALYRRPEILFLDEATSALDEPTEAVIAAALRDLKMTRVIVAHRPATVAHADRRYDFSADAPRVEPQAAETAG